In Maridesulfovibrio sp., a single genomic region encodes these proteins:
- the dctP gene encoding TRAP transporter substrate-binding protein DctP has translation MKRSALLGLILALLLAVPGSALAATSIKMSYNGPPSDKDNAVHYFATKFKALVEKATDNQVEIKLFPNSQLGNEEQRMEQVMSGPVINVASYGGLQTVFPEMFATNIPFLFDNYKSAHIFFDGSEFMNKAKAELKSRTGIALLDVIEEGGFLAFTCDKPIHSPADFKGLKFRAMDASQVAMYEAFGASGTPIPWTEVYLALKTGVADGQMNPPTYIIMGSLYEVQKHLTLANVQYSDQFLLMNGELLDSLTPAQQKAVTDSARKANMETREFVESQVDTRVKFLESKGMTSYTPTAEESAEFKKLGSPSYINWLKDQVDQSWIDLVIKDARKANAEGAK, from the coding sequence ATGAAACGTTCCGCATTACTCGGTCTTATTCTGGCACTGCTTCTCGCTGTTCCCGGCAGCGCTCTCGCTGCTACAAGCATCAAGATGAGCTACAACGGACCGCCCAGCGACAAGGACAACGCTGTTCACTATTTTGCTACCAAATTCAAAGCACTGGTCGAAAAAGCTACTGACAATCAGGTTGAGATCAAGCTTTTCCCCAATAGTCAGTTGGGTAATGAAGAACAGCGCATGGAACAGGTCATGAGCGGCCCGGTCATCAACGTTGCTTCTTACGGCGGCCTGCAGACCGTTTTTCCAGAAATGTTCGCCACCAACATTCCTTTCCTGTTCGATAACTACAAATCCGCTCACATCTTCTTTGACGGAAGCGAGTTCATGAATAAAGCCAAGGCGGAACTGAAATCCCGTACCGGCATCGCGCTTCTGGACGTAATTGAAGAAGGTGGATTCCTCGCTTTTACCTGTGATAAGCCCATTCATTCCCCCGCAGACTTCAAGGGGCTCAAATTCAGGGCTATGGACGCAAGTCAGGTCGCCATGTACGAGGCTTTCGGCGCATCCGGAACTCCGATTCCCTGGACCGAAGTCTACCTCGCACTCAAGACCGGGGTTGCTGACGGACAGATGAACCCCCCGACCTACATAATCATGGGCAGCCTTTATGAAGTCCAGAAACACCTCACCCTTGCAAACGTCCAGTATTCCGACCAGTTCCTGCTCATGAACGGGGAGCTCCTCGATTCCCTCACTCCCGCACAGCAGAAGGCCGTCACGGACAGTGCCAGAAAGGCCAACATGGAAACCCGCGAATTCGTGGAGTCCCAGGTTGATACCCGCGTTAAATTCCTGGAAAGCAAGGGCATGACCAGCTACACCCCCACCGCCGAAGAATCCGCTGAATTCAAGAAACTCGGCAGCCCTTCATACATCAACTGGCTGAAGGATCAGGTTGACCAGTCCTGGATCGACCTCGTCATCAAGGACGCCCGCAAAGCCAACGCCGAAGGGGCAAAATAG
- a CDS encoding IclR family transcriptional regulator C-terminal domain-containing protein, translating into MSDEKKNREDSPLFVSSLEKAVRVLEAFDDGHRRLSLTDMVRITGLNKSAVQRFLYTWETLGYISKDEKTRQVRLSPKAMSLGYNFLRGERLVEVATPFLLEARERTGNSAYLGTLYDTSIIYLIRLPQRLLLFEGTLPGRRVPAFCGGRAFLSCLEDSEVLDILNRSDRSSITPYTITDIDANMREIAKIREKGFCISMQEQLVGEIAVSAPVLGRDGKPRASVYISASLSEWSEEKAAAEIAPVVLETAGRIGAQL; encoded by the coding sequence ATGAGCGACGAGAAAAAAAACAGAGAGGACAGCCCGCTGTTCGTGTCTTCGCTTGAAAAGGCTGTGCGTGTGCTTGAGGCCTTTGACGACGGACATCGGAGGTTGAGTCTTACCGATATGGTCAGGATTACCGGGCTCAACAAGAGTGCGGTGCAAAGATTCCTGTATACATGGGAAACCCTGGGCTATATTTCCAAGGACGAAAAAACCCGTCAGGTCCGGCTAAGCCCCAAGGCCATGAGTCTGGGATATAATTTTCTGCGTGGCGAAAGGCTGGTCGAGGTTGCCACGCCCTTTCTGCTGGAGGCCCGGGAACGGACCGGCAACTCAGCCTATCTCGGCACCCTTTACGATACTTCCATAATCTATCTGATTCGTCTGCCGCAAAGGCTGCTGCTTTTCGAGGGGACCCTGCCCGGACGCCGTGTACCTGCCTTTTGCGGCGGGAGGGCTTTTCTTTCATGTCTGGAGGATTCAGAAGTGCTGGATATCCTTAACAGGTCCGACAGGTCATCGATTACTCCGTACACAATCACGGACATTGACGCCAATATGCGTGAAATAGCGAAGATTCGCGAAAAGGGATTCTGTATATCCATGCAGGAACAACTGGTCGGTGAGATTGCGGTTTCCGCGCCGGTGCTGGGCAGGGACGGAAAACCGCGCGCATCGGTCTACATTTCCGCCAGCCTTTCCGAATGGTCGGAAGAAAAGGCTGCAGCGGAAATAGCTCCCGTTGTGCTTGAGACAGCAGGAAGGATCGGGGCACAACTGTAA
- a CDS encoding cysteine hydrolase family protein, which produces MEKTALIIVDIQNDYFPGGAFEQEGAEAAAEKASKILDTFRKKGMPVIHIRHETLNPATGFFLPGTDGAGIHQSVIPNDDETVILKNYPNSFRKTNLETTLRGLDVGKVVIIGMMTLMCIDATARAACDLGFEVTVLHDACATRALEFNGVKVPADHVQAAFLAALSLSYAKVETVDVFVGRVE; this is translated from the coding sequence ATGGAAAAAACTGCATTGATCATTGTTGATATCCAGAATGACTATTTCCCCGGCGGAGCCTTCGAGCAGGAAGGAGCGGAAGCCGCAGCTGAAAAAGCATCTAAAATTCTTGATACTTTCAGGAAGAAGGGGATGCCCGTTATTCACATCCGGCATGAAACTCTTAATCCTGCAACCGGATTTTTCCTTCCGGGAACAGATGGCGCCGGGATTCACCAAAGTGTCATTCCTAATGATGATGAGACTGTCATTCTCAAGAACTATCCCAACAGTTTCAGGAAAACTAATCTTGAAACAACACTGCGCGGATTAGATGTGGGAAAGGTCGTGATCATCGGTATGATGACCTTGATGTGCATCGATGCCACAGCTAGGGCTGCATGCGATCTTGGATTTGAGGTCACTGTTCTGCATGACGCGTGTGCAACTCGGGCGTTGGAATTCAATGGGGTGAAAGTCCCGGCCGATCATGTTCAGGCCGCATTTTTGGCTGCACTCAGTCTCAGTTATGCAAAGGTGGAAACGGTCGATGTTTTTGTGGGAAGAGTGGAATGA
- a CDS encoding GlxA family transcriptional regulator yields MINISILAVPGCLHSAVYGIEEILCMANNLNGSPAFNYQVLSADSKPVETYAGTRITPAASISDAQQDIIILPPLLGTVDGVAADREITDWLRQQHSAGTLITSVCAGSFLLAETGVLDGREATTHWKLAEQFRTRYPLVNLHIERLIVDGGDYICAGGISAWMDLALHLITRHAGRKISLQCAKIMLMDPHRELQTPYGLGGFQKNHGDTAILDAQEWIEKNYATALYVKEMADAALLGERTFLRRFRAATGHTPTQYLQQVRIEAAQRLLETTNLSVEDVASAVGYGDYSTFRKLFKRIMGATPSAYRQRFGLHAGSQKR; encoded by the coding sequence GTGATCAACATTTCCATTCTTGCCGTGCCTGGATGTCTGCACTCGGCGGTGTACGGGATTGAAGAAATTCTGTGCATGGCCAACAATCTTAACGGCTCGCCCGCATTCAATTATCAAGTGCTGTCCGCGGATTCTAAACCCGTTGAAACATATGCAGGTACCCGCATAACCCCAGCAGCCTCTATTTCTGATGCACAGCAGGACATTATAATACTCCCCCCGCTTCTGGGCACCGTTGACGGTGTAGCCGCCGACCGGGAGATTACCGATTGGCTCCGGCAGCAGCACTCAGCCGGCACGCTGATTACATCCGTGTGTGCAGGGTCATTTCTATTGGCCGAAACAGGAGTCCTTGATGGGCGCGAAGCCACAACTCATTGGAAACTAGCCGAGCAGTTCCGCACCAGATATCCGCTGGTGAATCTGCACATAGAGAGATTGATCGTGGATGGAGGCGACTACATTTGTGCCGGGGGAATTTCCGCCTGGATGGATCTTGCTCTTCATCTGATCACACGCCATGCAGGCCGGAAAATTTCACTGCAATGCGCCAAGATAATGCTCATGGACCCGCACAGGGAACTCCAGACTCCATACGGATTGGGGGGATTTCAGAAGAACCACGGAGACACTGCTATTCTCGATGCACAGGAGTGGATTGAAAAGAACTATGCAACGGCACTGTATGTCAAGGAGATGGCGGATGCAGCACTCCTTGGAGAACGAACCTTCCTGAGACGATTCCGCGCCGCCACCGGGCACACTCCGACCCAGTACCTTCAGCAAGTCAGGATTGAAGCCGCACAAAGACTCCTGGAAACCACCAACCTCAGCGTGGAAGATGTTGCCTCAGCCGTTGGATACGGAGATTACAGCACATTCCGGAAGCTGTTTAAACGAATCATGGGAGCGACACCCTCAGCTTATCGGCAACGATTCGGTTTGCACGCTGGCAGCCAAAAGAGATAA
- a CDS encoding glycosyltransferase family 2 protein yields the protein MRKPYLSIIIPVLNLWEMTSACLESIQKFTRGNFYEVLVVDNGSTDATLSECPALGEKLFGERFRYVRVEKNINFGPACNLGADNAEGELLFFLNNDTLLTSGWVEPLLEIFRKDPGVAAVSPLCLFPDNKRVQCLGIGYAGSLGVCHPYFMFPGNHPVVRRNRRFQALSGAALMIPAALFREMGGFFPGYANGFEDMDLCCRLRRAGGRLVQENRSTVLHWASKTPGRNRFDKENMTLINKRCAGCFVPDLHRIAQEDGFRCELTPWLEMIMRAPDDPTGKIDDVDELRSALEEYPLWEDGYDKLFSLLLEEGRQDEAAESLFYGTVIFPDPCRLERLGKIAGEIGKDDWAAFAETKYTAINRALSAPEKLHEQAVNVLEWAGTKNDRELAAIYEGWISSNS from the coding sequence ATGAGAAAGCCTTACCTGTCCATAATCATACCCGTCTTGAACCTTTGGGAAATGACCTCCGCATGCCTTGAAAGCATCCAGAAGTTCACCAGAGGAAATTTTTATGAAGTGCTTGTCGTGGATAACGGTTCTACGGATGCAACTCTTTCGGAATGCCCGGCTTTGGGCGAAAAACTTTTCGGAGAGCGGTTTCGCTATGTACGGGTGGAAAAGAATATCAACTTCGGTCCTGCCTGTAATCTCGGGGCGGATAACGCCGAAGGGGAACTCCTTTTTTTTCTGAACAACGACACCCTGCTCACCTCCGGCTGGGTCGAACCTCTCCTTGAAATTTTCAGAAAAGATCCCGGTGTGGCTGCAGTCAGCCCGCTCTGTCTGTTTCCAGACAATAAACGGGTGCAGTGCCTTGGGATCGGTTACGCAGGCAGTCTTGGAGTCTGCCACCCCTACTTCATGTTTCCCGGCAACCATCCGGTTGTGCGCCGGAACCGCCGCTTTCAGGCTTTGAGCGGTGCGGCGCTGATGATCCCGGCGGCCCTGTTCCGTGAGATGGGCGGTTTTTTCCCTGGATACGCCAATGGATTTGAGGACATGGACCTTTGCTGCCGACTGCGCCGTGCGGGAGGACGTCTGGTTCAGGAAAACCGCAGCACAGTACTCCACTGGGCCAGCAAGACTCCGGGACGCAACCGCTTTGACAAGGAAAACATGACCCTTATCAATAAACGTTGCGCAGGATGCTTTGTTCCCGATCTGCATCGAATCGCACAGGAGGACGGTTTCCGGTGCGAACTCACGCCCTGGCTGGAAATGATCATGCGGGCTCCGGACGACCCTACAGGAAAAATTGACGACGTAGACGAACTTAGGTCCGCTCTTGAAGAATATCCCCTATGGGAAGACGGTTACGACAAGCTGTTTTCCCTGCTTCTGGAGGAAGGGAGACAAGATGAAGCTGCGGAAAGCTTATTTTACGGCACGGTTATTTTTCCTGATCCTTGCAGGTTGGAGCGGCTCGGAAAAATTGCCGGGGAAATCGGCAAAGATGACTGGGCCGCATTTGCCGAAACTAAATATACTGCAATAAATCGAGCCCTGTCCGCCCCGGAAAAACTGCACGAGCAGGCGGTAAACGTACTTGAATGGGCCGGAACGAAAAATGATCGCGAACTTGCCGCCATCTATGAAGGCTGGATTTCAAGCAACAGCTGA
- a CDS encoding DUF554 domain-containing protein — protein MIGPYVNGAALIVGSVAGALLGPRLNENIRNRMPMVFGCSSMGLGVAMIIKVKYLAPVVLALVIGSMFGEMIRLENGIQTIANKSRGWVEKITRPSDNISKEEFIDKFVALLVLFCISGTGVYGSMSEGMTGDPTLLIVKSILDLFTAPIFASTMGFTVGILVIPQFLVQASLYAASTLILPLTTPDMLSDFSACGGLIMLATGFRICGIKQFPVGNMIPALLFVMPLSWLWSEHLFKLLS, from the coding sequence ATGATAGGTCCGTACGTAAACGGCGCCGCCCTGATTGTGGGAAGCGTCGCCGGGGCTCTTTTGGGCCCTCGTCTCAATGAAAATATCCGTAACCGGATGCCCATGGTCTTCGGTTGTTCGTCAATGGGGCTCGGAGTAGCCATGATCATCAAGGTCAAATACCTTGCGCCGGTGGTACTGGCGCTGGTGATAGGATCAATGTTCGGTGAAATGATCCGGCTGGAAAACGGAATCCAGACCATAGCCAACAAAAGCAGGGGATGGGTGGAAAAGATAACCCGCCCATCGGATAACATAAGCAAGGAAGAGTTTATCGACAAGTTTGTTGCTCTGCTGGTTCTCTTCTGTATAAGCGGAACCGGGGTTTACGGCTCCATGAGCGAAGGTATGACCGGGGACCCCACCCTGCTTATCGTCAAATCCATTCTGGACCTGTTCACGGCTCCGATCTTCGCTTCGACCATGGGCTTCACGGTCGGGATACTCGTTATCCCGCAGTTTCTGGTGCAAGCATCACTATACGCCGCATCTACATTGATCCTGCCGCTTACCACCCCGGATATGCTTTCCGACTTCTCCGCCTGCGGTGGACTCATAATGCTTGCCACCGGGTTCAGAATCTGCGGGATCAAACAGTTTCCGGTCGGCAACATGATCCCCGCACTTTTATTCGTCATGCCGCTGTCCTGGCTCTGGTCAGAACACCTGTTCAAGCTCCTTTCCTAG
- a CDS encoding DUF190 domain-containing protein: protein MEGYLVIFFTQQNRTHEDVSVANWILKAARDLGVRGATLFSGKEGFGHDGRLHTDNYFDLQDPPVQVAMALTHEECDKLMAILKEGGLRVFYTKSAIEFGFVSED from the coding sequence ATGGAAGGATATCTTGTAATATTTTTTACCCAGCAGAATCGGACGCACGAAGATGTTTCCGTGGCCAACTGGATACTCAAGGCCGCAAGAGACCTTGGTGTCCGCGGAGCAACGCTGTTTTCCGGTAAAGAAGGTTTCGGACACGACGGCCGTCTTCATACGGATAACTATTTTGACCTTCAGGACCCGCCGGTACAGGTGGCAATGGCTTTGACTCATGAGGAATGCGATAAGCTTATGGCCATCCTGAAAGAAGGCGGCCTGCGCGTTTTCTACACTAAATCGGCAATAGAATTCGGCTTCGTATCAGAAGATTGA
- the tpx gene encoding thiol peroxidase, protein MKERTGVITFQGNPLTLVGDEIKVGAKAPDFTVVDNGLAPKKLSDFAGNVLILSTVPSLDTPVCDMETRRFNTEASKLDAGIKILTVSMDLPFAQARWCGAAGVEAVQTLSDHMSGSLGEGYGVLIKELRLLSRALFVVDKTGTVQYVQYVKEITEEPDYDAVLAAAAKLV, encoded by the coding sequence ATGAAAGAAAGAACAGGTGTAATAACTTTCCAGGGCAACCCTCTTACTCTGGTTGGCGATGAAATCAAAGTCGGCGCAAAGGCTCCGGACTTTACTGTCGTGGATAACGGTCTGGCTCCGAAAAAACTGTCTGATTTTGCCGGGAATGTGCTTATTCTCAGCACGGTTCCTTCGCTTGATACCCCTGTCTGCGACATGGAAACACGCCGGTTCAATACCGAGGCTTCCAAGCTTGATGCAGGCATCAAAATTCTGACCGTATCCATGGACCTGCCTTTTGCTCAGGCCCGCTGGTGCGGAGCAGCCGGGGTTGAAGCGGTTCAGACCCTTTCCGACCACATGTCCGGTTCCCTGGGCGAAGGCTATGGAGTTCTTATCAAGGAGCTTCGCCTGCTCAGCCGCGCACTTTTTGTCGTGGATAAAACCGGTACGGTACAGTATGTCCAGTATGTAAAGGAAATAACCGAAGAACCCGATTACGATGCAGTGCTCGCCGCTGCCGCGAAACTTGTTTAA
- a CDS encoding TOBE domain-containing protein, translating into MSSESKLSPSEVFDVPGNIRHLDTRELAALEEEFRLWRDKVTRADYVRSRTRVFCLFLILRHTGAKLGEIIGQDERKNIDLSRAVILLGREGQQREVPLPQSVCRELRLLINGPSGAGIEGQIFQLDPGYVRRIFYDRAAACGFERQLGAPSVLRKSRAVELLRSGVPLGVVRKVLGHSSTDLAGFYQEWSASDVKNIVRRMALEESALKTSARNTFVGHVTHVRRDGVLADVEFVTADGLTIDSVITLESLYRLDLESGSPVSATIKAPLVGIKPLKEKCTLARNTIPATITSIKRTEVLAEVVGESDSGVPMCALVTSWSIDEKGLREGDRAEFCFKALSVVLYSV; encoded by the coding sequence ATGAGTAGTGAAAGTAAACTTTCTCCATCGGAAGTATTTGATGTTCCAGGGAATATCCGGCATCTGGACACTCGTGAACTTGCCGCGCTGGAAGAGGAATTCCGGCTGTGGCGGGACAAGGTCACGCGTGCCGATTATGTCAGATCCCGTACCAGAGTTTTCTGTCTTTTTCTGATCCTTAGACATACCGGCGCCAAACTCGGCGAAATTATCGGCCAGGATGAGCGTAAAAATATTGATCTTTCCAGAGCGGTGATTTTATTGGGCCGCGAAGGACAGCAGCGGGAAGTGCCTCTGCCTCAGTCTGTTTGCCGTGAGTTGCGGCTTCTTATCAACGGCCCCAGCGGGGCAGGAATAGAAGGGCAGATTTTTCAGCTTGATCCGGGATATGTGCGCCGTATTTTTTATGACAGGGCAGCTGCCTGCGGATTTGAACGGCAGTTGGGGGCTCCGAGTGTGTTGCGCAAGTCCAGAGCGGTTGAACTCCTGCGCAGCGGAGTTCCGCTTGGGGTTGTGCGCAAGGTGCTTGGGCACTCCTCTACCGACCTTGCGGGATTTTATCAGGAATGGTCGGCCAGTGACGTCAAGAATATCGTTCGGCGCATGGCTCTTGAAGAAAGTGCGCTCAAGACCAGTGCGCGTAATACTTTTGTCGGGCACGTCACCCACGTGCGCAGGGACGGCGTTCTGGCGGATGTTGAATTCGTAACGGCTGACGGTTTGACAATAGATTCTGTTATTACGCTTGAAAGTCTCTACCGGCTGGATCTTGAATCCGGTTCGCCGGTCTCGGCAACCATCAAGGCCCCGCTGGTGGGAATAAAGCCTTTGAAAGAGAAATGCACTCTGGCGCGAAACACTATTCCGGCCACAATTACCTCCATAAAAAGGACGGAGGTTCTGGCCGAGGTGGTGGGAGAATCGGACAGCGGAGTTCCCATGTGTGCCCTCGTGACCTCGTGGAGTATTGACGAAAAGGGTTTGCGCGAAGGGGATAGGGCCGAGTTCTGTTTCAAGGCCTTATCCGTGGTCCTTTATTCCGTGTGA
- the modA gene encoding molybdate ABC transporter substrate-binding protein codes for MKRIPLLILVLLLALPLSAKAADLMVAQAANFMPAMKEIIPAFKKATGLEAEATYTSTGKLYGQITNGAPFDVFLAADERRPQKLFKDGLAEKPFVYAKGKVVFWSLNHKSAGSGWVKALESGKLHKIAIANTETAPYGTAAMTALKKVGLWDKMQSELVYAQSIAQVFQFASSGAADAGFCAYSSMFTPKGKSGSFSVVTEAPPVIQAACVLKSSEHKEAAAKFVKFLSSPAVQAIKKKYGYD; via the coding sequence ATGAAACGCATTCCCTTACTGATTCTGGTATTGCTTCTGGCGCTGCCCCTTTCCGCCAAGGCTGCCGATCTCATGGTCGCACAGGCCGCAAACTTCATGCCCGCAATGAAGGAAATCATTCCCGCATTCAAAAAAGCAACCGGCCTTGAAGCAGAAGCAACCTATACTTCTACCGGAAAACTTTACGGGCAGATCACCAACGGTGCGCCGTTTGATGTTTTTCTTGCAGCAGACGAGCGCCGCCCCCAGAAGCTGTTCAAGGACGGACTGGCAGAAAAACCCTTCGTATATGCCAAAGGAAAGGTTGTTTTCTGGTCCCTTAACCACAAAAGCGCCGGTAGCGGCTGGGTAAAAGCCCTTGAAAGCGGAAAACTGCACAAAATAGCCATTGCCAATACGGAAACAGCTCCTTACGGAACAGCCGCAATGACGGCTCTCAAGAAAGTCGGCCTGTGGGATAAAATGCAGTCTGAACTGGTATACGCCCAGTCCATCGCACAGGTATTCCAGTTCGCATCCAGCGGCGCAGCTGACGCCGGTTTCTGTGCCTACTCTTCCATGTTCACACCCAAGGGCAAAAGCGGCAGCTTCAGTGTTGTCACCGAAGCTCCTCCGGTTATCCAGGCTGCCTGTGTACTCAAATCTTCCGAACACAAGGAAGCCGCAGCGAAATTCGTAAAATTCCTGAGCAGCCCTGCAGTCCAGGCTATCAAGAAAAAATACGGTTATGACTAA
- the modB gene encoding molybdate ABC transporter permease subunit yields MDFYPLYISAKLAVATTLFIPVVAAPTAYLLAFFDFRGKSLIDAVVSLPMVLPPTVLGFGLLVVMGPQGPMGGLWKDLTGERMVFSFSGILLASMIYNLPFAVQPMRAAFEKLDIRLLENAAVLGLSPAAAFFRVVLPNSLPGLAASGMLVFAHSLGEFGVILMVGGSIPGSTKVASIAIYEAVEAMRYDDALYMSLSIIPVSFMALLAINHLNKVSRRRS; encoded by the coding sequence ATGGACTTTTATCCTCTCTATATATCAGCAAAACTGGCTGTGGCCACTACTCTTTTTATTCCGGTGGTGGCCGCACCAACAGCCTACTTGCTGGCCTTCTTTGACTTCAGAGGCAAGAGTTTGATTGATGCTGTTGTGTCTCTCCCAATGGTGCTTCCTCCCACGGTCCTTGGTTTCGGACTACTCGTCGTGATGGGTCCCCAAGGACCGATGGGAGGACTATGGAAAGACCTTACCGGAGAGCGTATGGTTTTCAGTTTTTCCGGCATCCTGCTCGCCTCTATGATTTACAATCTGCCTTTCGCTGTGCAGCCCATGAGGGCCGCCTTTGAGAAGCTGGACATCCGACTGCTTGAAAACGCCGCCGTGCTGGGCCTTAGTCCAGCGGCTGCGTTTTTCAGGGTTGTGCTGCCCAACAGCCTTCCGGGCCTGGCGGCTTCGGGAATGCTGGTCTTCGCCCACAGCCTCGGAGAATTCGGGGTTATCTTGATGGTCGGGGGAAGCATACCCGGGTCGACCAAAGTGGCATCCATCGCGATCTACGAAGCAGTAGAGGCCATGCGTTATGATGACGCTTTGTATATGTCCCTGTCAATAATTCCGGTCAGCTTTATGGCTCTTCTTGCAATCAATCATCTCAATAAAGTAAGCAGGAGAAGATCATGA